The following are encoded together in the Gammaproteobacteria bacterium genome:
- a CDS encoding XdhC family protein translates to MSESMLGGSDEQQVLAALRDWLEQGDPAWLCTIVEVSGSSPRPLGALMACRGDGLIAGSLSGGCVEEDLVARLGRGEMAGAQPELLTYGLSAEQNERLGLPCGGRLVVLVEPCTRGAHLEHVEHLLEALAQRRCAQREVRIESGACQWREVARMSVLALDNGILRHTLGPRYRLLLVGAGQLSQSVALLAMMLDYRVSVCDPRRTLIDAWPGPDVERVCAMPDDFLRAAGVDRFTAIITLTHDPRIDDMALMEALGLDAFYIGALGSQRTSARRRERLRELDLDEQQIARLHAPVGLDIGSKRPMEIAIAILAELIALRRGQS, encoded by the coding sequence ATGAGCGAATCAATGTTGGGTGGCAGTGATGAACAACAGGTGCTCGCGGCGTTGCGCGATTGGCTGGAGCAGGGTGATCCCGCCTGGTTGTGCACCATCGTGGAGGTCAGCGGATCCTCGCCGCGCCCGCTTGGTGCGCTGATGGCTTGTCGTGGTGACGGGCTGATCGCGGGCTCCCTGTCCGGGGGCTGTGTGGAGGAGGACCTGGTGGCGCGGCTTGGCCGTGGCGAAATGGCGGGTGCGCAGCCGGAGTTGCTCACCTACGGCCTCAGTGCCGAGCAGAATGAGCGCCTCGGGCTCCCCTGCGGTGGCCGGCTGGTGGTGCTGGTCGAACCCTGCACCCGGGGGGCTCACCTGGAGCATGTGGAACATTTGCTCGAGGCACTCGCGCAGCGGCGCTGCGCGCAGCGTGAAGTCCGAATCGAGAGCGGTGCCTGCCAGTGGCGCGAAGTGGCGCGCATGAGCGTACTCGCTCTCGACAATGGCATATTGCGTCACACGCTTGGGCCGCGTTACCGCCTGCTGCTGGTCGGCGCCGGGCAGCTTTCGCAAAGCGTTGCGTTGTTGGCGATGATGCTCGATTACCGGGTCAGTGTCTGCGACCCGCGGCGCACGCTGATCGATGCATGGCCGGGACCGGATGTCGAGCGGGTGTGCGCGATGCCCGATGATTTCCTGCGCGCGGCGGGCGTTGACCGGTTCACCGCGATCATCACGCTGACGCATGATCCGCGCATCGACGATATGGCGTTGATGGAAGCGCTCGGACTCGATGCGTTCTACATCGGGGCGCTGGGCTCGCAGAGGACATCGGCCAGACGCCGCGAACGGTTGCGCGAGCTCGATCTCGATGAACAACAAATTGCGCGCCTGCACGCGCCGGTCGGTCTCGATATCGGCAGCAAGCGACCAATGGAGATCGCGATTGCGATTCTCGCGGA
- a CDS encoding flavodoxin family protein has product MKRLLIVYHTQSGSTERLAYAAAEGAGREAGVELRLLRAMEAGARDLRWCDALLLASPENFGFLAGGMKDFLDRSYYAVLEEQLNRACALIISAGNDGTGALRQLRRILSGYPMREVAEPVIVRGEPDAAALQRAIDLGQALAAGLDLGIF; this is encoded by the coding sequence ATGAAGCGTCTGCTGATCGTCTATCACACCCAGAGCGGCAGTACCGAGCGGTTGGCTTATGCCGCGGCCGAGGGCGCCGGCCGCGAAGCGGGCGTGGAGCTGCGTTTGCTGCGGGCCATGGAGGCGGGTGCACGGGATCTGCGCTGGTGCGATGCTTTGTTGCTCGCAAGTCCGGAAAATTTCGGTTTCCTGGCGGGTGGCATGAAGGACTTCCTCGATCGCAGCTACTACGCGGTACTGGAGGAGCAGCTCAACCGGGCCTGTGCGTTGATCATCAGCGCCGGCAATGATGGCACCGGTGCGCTGCGCCAATTGCGGCGCATCCTCTCGGGGTATCCGATGCGCGAGGTGGCGGAGCCGGTGATCGTGCGCGGAGAGCCGGATGCGGCGGCGCTGCAACGTGCGATCGATCTCGGGCAGGCGCTGGCGGCGGGACTCGATCTGGGAATTTTTTGA
- the vanZ gene encoding VanZ family protein, producing MSFGAVDAARFGESRLRTLCRRALPPAVLVVLVLSVIRTAQPLPGQYGDKIEHALAFFVLAALAGIGHAGSALASRLMIALIGYGLLIECIQWCIPWREFSLLDWAADAMGVLCWLLLAWLRRRVMR from the coding sequence TTGAGCTTTGGCGCAGTGGACGCGGCGCGCTTCGGAGAAAGCCGGCTGCGCACGCTGTGCCGCAGGGCATTACCCCCTGCGGTGCTGGTGGTATTGGTGTTGTCGGTAATCAGGACAGCGCAGCCCCTGCCCGGTCAATACGGCGACAAGATCGAGCACGCGCTGGCTTTTTTCGTGCTTGCCGCCCTCGCGGGTATCGGCCACGCGGGGAGCGCGCTGGCATCGCGCCTGATGATCGCACTGATCGGCTACGGACTGCTTATCGAGTGCATCCAGTGGTGCATTCCGTGGCGTGAGTTCTCGCTGCTCGACTGGGCCGCCGATGCGATGGGTGTTCTTTGCTGGCTGCTCCTGGCGTGGCTGCGGCGCCGGGTGATGCGATGA
- a CDS encoding nuclear transport factor 2 family protein, protein MSRFARAELEQALSIYNAARDRASETGDWRIWADLFTDDAHYIEHAYGEMQGKAAIRDWICAVMAPFPRMTFPQDWVMFDEASGAIVFQCQNAFPAPFDASGKAYSFPNWTRLIYAGQGKFSSEEDIYNPARDAHRTVKEWRAAGGKFLTPEQVRMRHR, encoded by the coding sequence ATGAGTCGATTTGCACGCGCAGAACTCGAACAGGCGCTTTCGATCTACAACGCGGCGCGTGATCGTGCCTCGGAAACCGGTGACTGGCGCATCTGGGCCGATCTGTTCACCGATGACGCGCACTACATCGAACACGCCTATGGCGAGATGCAGGGCAAGGCGGCGATCCGCGACTGGATCTGTGCGGTGATGGCGCCGTTTCCGCGCATGACTTTCCCGCAGGACTGGGTGATGTTCGACGAGGCGAGCGGCGCCATCGTGTTCCAGTGCCAGAATGCGTTTCCTGCGCCATTCGATGCCAGCGGAAAAGCCTATTCCTTTCCCAACTGGACGCGGTTGATCTACGCAGGGCAGGGCAAGTTCAGCAGCGAGGAAGATATCTACAATCCGGCGCGCGATGCGCATCGTACGGTGAAGGAGTGGCGCGCGGCGGGCGGCAAGTTCCTGACCCCCGAGCAGGTACGGATGCGTCACCGTTGA
- a CDS encoding HupE/UreJ family protein: MKTRWQMVLVALLLALAQSVFAHKLAPSLLGLQEQTDGAFAVTWKTPRFASTPVPIEPRLPDGCIDLGEREWAYEGTGVRIDWKMRCAQPLAGAEIRVDGLAENQSAALLRIEWHDGAVVQGMLNGEHASYRVPQASRPLTVAMDYARMGVGHILGGVDHLLFVLGLMLLVVGRRRLVWTITAFTAGHSVTLALAALGMLRYPVDLVEFAIALSIFVVAVELTRERTDRHWLRHRPWLAAGLFGLLHGMGFAGALLEVGLPAGEIPLALLTFNIGIELGQLLFVAAVLLFGMAWRRLPLAPRPWLQWVPVYAIGVPSAYWCLERGTAALLAGI; encoded by the coding sequence ATGAAAACGCGGTGGCAAATGGTGCTTGTCGCGTTGCTGCTGGCGCTGGCGCAGTCCGTGTTCGCGCACAAGCTGGCGCCGTCACTGCTCGGACTGCAGGAACAGACCGATGGTGCTTTCGCGGTGACCTGGAAGACGCCGCGCTTCGCCTCCACGCCGGTACCGATCGAGCCCCGCTTGCCAGACGGTTGCATCGATCTCGGCGAGCGCGAATGGGCGTATGAAGGTACCGGTGTGCGTATCGACTGGAAAATGCGTTGTGCACAACCGTTGGCCGGAGCGGAAATCCGCGTCGACGGCCTGGCCGAGAACCAGTCGGCGGCGCTGCTGCGTATCGAGTGGCATGACGGTGCGGTGGTGCAGGGCATGCTGAACGGAGAGCATGCCTCGTACCGGGTGCCCCAGGCATCGCGTCCGCTCACGGTCGCGATGGATTACGCGCGCATGGGGGTAGGGCATATCCTCGGTGGTGTTGATCATCTGCTGTTCGTGCTCGGTTTGATGCTGCTGGTGGTGGGGCGTCGACGCCTGGTATGGACCATCACCGCGTTCACGGCCGGGCACAGTGTGACGCTCGCCCTCGCCGCGCTCGGCATGCTGCGCTACCCGGTCGACCTGGTGGAATTTGCGATTGCATTGAGCATCTTCGTGGTCGCGGTGGAACTCACGCGCGAGCGCACCGATCGGCACTGGCTGCGGCATCGGCCGTGGCTTGCTGCGGGACTGTTCGGCTTGTTGCACGGCATGGGCTTTGCGGGTGCGCTGCTCGAGGTCGGGTTGCCGGCCGGCGAGATCCCGCTCGCGCTGCTGACCTTCAACATCGGCATCGAACTGGGGCAGTTGCTGTTCGTGGCAGCAGTGCTGTTGTTCGGGATGGCATGGCGGCGCCTGCCGCTGGCGCCGCGCCCGTGGCTGCAATGGGTGCCGGTCTACGCGATCGGGGTACCTTCAGCCTATTGGTGCCTGGAGCGCGGCACTGCGGCATTGCTTGCCGGTATCTGA